The Pantoea trifolii nucleotide sequence ATTGCTGATGCTGCGTCGCCATCGCGATCGCTTGCCGCTGAGCTGGCTGATGCCAACCTGGCATCCCGAACTGGCGCGCAATCTGGCGAAGTTTACGCTGATGGCGCTGATCACCTCGTTCACCTTGCCGGTGGCGTGGGTGATGATGCGAAATCTGCTGGCTGAGCAACAAGGCTGGTCGCAGGTGGGTTTATGGCAGGGCGTGACCAGCATTTCCGATGCTTATCTGCAATTTATCACCGCCACTTTCAGCGTCTGGCTGCTGCCCACGCTGGCGCGGCTGGAGCAAAAGCCGCAAATCGCGCGTGAGATTGGGCGTGCACTGCGCTTTGTATTACCTGCCGTCGCGGCGGCCAGTTTCTGTGTATGGCTGCTACGCGATGTCGCTATCTGGCTGCTGTTTTCGCCACAGTTCAGCCCGATGCGTGACCTTTTCGTCTGGCAGTTGTGCGGAGATGTGTTTAAAGTCGGCGCCTATGTTTTCGGATATCTGGTGATCGCCAAAGCGTCGCTGCGCTTCTATATTCTGACTGAAATCAGCCAGTTTGCCCTGCTGACCGGCTTTTCTCATTGGTTGATTCCGCTGCACGGGACTGCCGGAGCCGCGCAGGCTTACATGGCAACCTACGTTCTCTATTTCGCCCTGTGTTGTGGCGCCTTCATGATTTATTGCCGGAAAAAATGACGACTTTTCACGTATTGGGATCGGATATCCCGCATCACAATCATACGGTGCTGCGCTTCTTTAATGACGTGATGAGCGCCGAGCTACCAGGCGATGCACCACGTCAATTTATGGTGGTTTCCAGCGCGCCCGAGACGCTGCAAGCGTATAGCTCATTGCAGATTGAAACCTTTGCCAGCAAGCGTGCGCTTGCGCAAGCGGTGATAGCGCGTGCCGCCGATCGCTCGCAGCGTTTCTTCTTTCACGGCCAGTTTAATCCCAGCATTTGGTTAGCCTTACTGAGCGGCAAACTGCGTCGTCAGCAGGCGTTCTGGCACGTATGGGGCGCGGATCTTTATGAAGAAGGGCACGGCCTCAAGTATCAACTGTTTTATCTGCTGCGCAGAATGGCGCAGGGGCGCGTGGCGCGCGTGTTTGCGACGCGGGGTGATTTGTACCATTTCCAGCAGCGCCATCCGCGCGTTCCCGCTTCGCTGCTCTACTTCCCGACGCGCATGCCGGATATGGCGCCGCCCACGCAGGTGGAAAATCCTGATTTCACTATCCTGCTCGGTAACTCCGGCGATCGCAGTAATCGCCACATTGCCGGATTGGAGGCGATCCGCGCGCAGTTTGGCGAACAGGTAAAAATCGTCGTGCCGCTCGGTTATCCGCAAAATAATCATGCTTACATCGAAGAGATTGGCGCTGCCGCGCAGCGCCTGTTCCCGGCGGGGCAAGTGACGTTGCTGCGCGACAAGATCGACTTTGATGCCTATCTGACATTGCTTAGCCGCTGCCAGCTCGGCTATTTTATGTTCGAGCGCCAGCAAGGCATTGGTACGCTATGCCTGCTGATTCAGGCCAATATTCCGTTTGTGCTGAACCGCAAAAATCCGTTCTGGCGCGATCTCAGCGAGCAAGGCTTGCCGGTGCTGTTTAGCGAAGATGCGCTGGATGCGGCCAGCGTGGCCGAAGCGCAACGACAATTAGCGCAATGTGATCACGCATCGATTGCCTTTTTTGCCCCTGGCTATCTGGCAGGCTGGCGCGACGCGCTTACCCTGAGTGAAAGGGAGAGAACATGAGCCTGATGCAGTTTAGTGGTCTGCTGGTGGTTTATCTGTTTTCGCTGGGTTTCATTCTGACCCTAACCTGGCGGGAATTTAAGCGGGTGCGTTTCAACTTCCACCTGTTCTTCACCATTCTCTTTTTGCTGACCTTCTATTTCGGCTTCCCGCTGACCAGCGTGCTGGTGTTCCGCTTTAACGTGGCGGTGGTGCCGCCGGAATATCTGCTGCAGGCGCTGCTGGCCGCTACCAGCTTTTATGCCATCTATTATGTCAGCTACAAGGTGCGGCTACGGCCGGCCCATGCGCCTGCGCGTAAGCCCTGGCTGCAGATGAATCGGGTTGAAACCAATCTGACCTGTTTGCTGCTGGCGCTGGTGGCGATTGGCACTGTCACGGTGTTCTTTATGCACAACGGCCTGCTGCTGTTTAGGCTTTCGGCTTACAACCAGATTTTCTCCAGCGAAGTATCTGGCGTGGCGCTCAAACGCTTCTTCTACTTCTTTATTCCGGCGATGCTGATTCGCTACTTCCTCAAGCCAACCCAGCGTCAATGGCTGTGGTTTTTGCTGGTGTCGGTGGCATTTGGCTTGCTGACTTACGCGCTGGTGGGCGGCACGCGCGCCAATATCATCATCGCTTTCGCGCTGTTCCTGTTCATTGGTATTACGCGCGGCTGGATCACGCTGTGGATGCTGGTCGGCGCCGGTGTAATGGCAATCGGCGGCATGTTCTGGCTGGCGTTGCGTCGCTATAACCTCGACGTGGTCGGCGATGAGGCGTTTTACACTTTCCTTTATCTGACGCGCGATACCTTCTCGCCGTGGGAAAATCTGGCGCTGTTACTGCAAAATTACGACAAGATCGATTTTCAGGGCCTGGCACCGATTTGGCGTGATTTCTACGTGTTCATTCCCAGCTGGATGTGGCCGGGACGCCCATCAGCCATTCTCAACAGCGCCAACTACTTTACCTGGGAAGTGCTGAACAACCATTCCGGGTTGGCGATCTCGCCGACGCTGTTGGGTTCGCTGGTGGTGATGGGCGGCGTGTGGTTCATCCCAATCGGTGCGGTGGCTGTCGGCCTGCTAATGAAAGGATTCGATAACCTTTATCTGTATGGCCGTGATACCAGCAACCGTTACAGCGGGGCGATTTTGCAGAGCTTCTGCTTCGGCGCGGTATTTAATATGATCGTGCTGGCGCGTGAAGGGCTGGATGCTTTCGGCTCGCGCGTGGTGTTTTTTTGTTTGATTTTTGCGGCCTGCATGTGGGCGGCAAAATTGCTTTACTGGCTGTTGGCGCGCGCGGGATTGATTCGTCCGCGCAGCGAGCCGGCTTTACACAGCCCATCTTAACCTCTGGGCACAACGGGAAATTCATACCATGGAAACCGATAAGCCGCGCTATAGCCTGCGCGGAGTCGATCTTCACGCCTTCAACGATATGGCAAGTTTTCTGCGCTTTCTGCTGCCCGAGGGCAAGCCGCGCTGCGGCACGCTGGTGGCGATGAATGCCGAGAAAATGCTGACGCTGGAAGAAGATGCGCAGCTACGCGCACTGATTGCTGAGGCCGAATTCAAATATCCGGATGGCATCAGCATCGTCCGTTCGCTGCGTAAGAAGTATCCCCAGCTGCAGGTGAACCGCATCGCGGGCGCGGATCTGTGGGAAGCGCTGATGGAGAGCGCGGGACGCAGCGGCATTCCGGTGTTTCTGATTGGTGGACGTCAGGCGGTGCTGCAGGAAACCTGCGACAAGCTGCGCCAGCAGTGGAATGTGAATATCGTTGGCAGCCAGTATGGTTACTTTGCGCCTGAAGCGCGCGACGCGCTGTTTGCACGCATTGCGGCAAGCGGTGCGCAGATTGTCACGGTGGCACAAGGTTCGCCGCGCCAGGAGCTATTGATGCGTGATTGCCGCGCACATTGGCCGCATGCGCTCTATATGGGCGTTGGTGGCACTTATGATGTTTTTACCGGGCACGTTAAGCGCGCGCCGGTTTGGTGGCAAAAATCCGGACTGGAATGGCTCTATCGTCTCATTCGTCAGCCTTCGCGTCTGCGTCGCCAATTAAAGCTGCTGAAATATTTGCGCTACCATTGGCGCGGCGATCTCTGAAATTGCTGGTTTTTTCAGCAGAAATACGAGGGTAAGCACCTCAAACTGCTGTAATTATCGATGGAATGCACAAAGCGTAATCAAACGCGGTTTTTTTCTAAAAAAGGGCTGGACAGCATGAGGTCAAGCCCGTAGTATGCCCATCCGCAACGGCGCTACGCGCCCGTAGCTCAGCTGGATAGAGCGCTGCCCTCCGGAGGCAGAGGTCTCAGGTTCGAATCCTGTCGGGCGCGCCATTTAGTTTGTGCGCAAGAGCTTCGGTGGTTGGTTAGACCGCGTTATGCAGTGAATTTTAGTAAGCGAGACATGCTTACGCACCAGAATTATGGTGGCTATAGCTCAGTTGGTAGAGCCCTGGATTGTGATTCCAGTTGTCGTGGGTTCGAGTCCCATTAGCCACCCCAGATTTTGCTCGGTCACGCGATGGTGGCGGAATTGGTAGACGCGCTAGCTTCAGGTGTTAGTGTTCTTACGGACGTGAGGGTTCAAGTCCCTCCCTTCGCACCAGGCAAAATTACGCAGTAGCGTTAAAGAAGTAAAAAATCGGCGAGTAGCGCAGCTTGGTAGCGCAACTGGTTTGGGACCAGTGGGTCGGAGGTTCGAATCCTCTCTCGCCGACCATATTCGAAAAGCCTGCTTGAAAAAGCAGGCTTTTTTCGTTTGTACCCACCTTCCGCATTCGCCACTCATCCCATCATTTCCTTAAAACGTAATTCTGCACATTGTCGCTATTCAGATACATATAACTCACTGATTTATAATGGCATGACAATTCCTTGCATAGCTTGTCGTTTTACGGAGACAGCTTTTGGGCTATGCGTCGCGATTTACCGACAGCGGCTAACACGTGGATCGTGTGGTGGGTTGTATCCTGTTGATAGAAAATAACTTATTGCGATAACTGCAACTTTGGCACGTCTTGTGCAATAATCTCCCTGTAGATGCTCATTCCACCTCTTATGTTTGCTGATGCTACATAAACCTGGGAATGATGCAGAGCCCCTTACGGCATCCGTTGTCCAGCCTGGCAGTAATTGCGCACGCTTTACTGCAGTAAGAAGGACATTACGTTGAGTCGGATGCCATCAGTTGTCTGAACGACCTGATCTTACACCTGCTTATGGCAGGTGTTTTTTTGTCTGCAGTTTATGACAGGCAAAAAAAAGCCGGGACCAGCCCGGCGTGCACAAAAGTAACAATCGTAAAATCAGGCGCTGGGATTGGTCTTCAGCGTAAGTAGCAGGCCTTCGCGACGCATTTTGGCGGCGTCTTCCGGGCGATGCAGGCGGTCGTAAACATCGGCCAGCCAGGCATAATCAAACGCATCAGGACGCTGAGCCAGCGCTTGCTGGAACGCTTCTGCCGCCTGCTGCCATTCTCCATGACGCATGAGCATCTGTCCCAGCGTGCTGTGCAGCAGGGGCGTGGCGCCATGCTGTTTAATCTGCTGACGCAATGCTTTCTCCAGAGATTGCGGATCGCCACTTTTGATGCGCGGCATCAGCAACACCAGACGATCGTCATATTGACGCTTCAGACCTTCCAGCACGATGCTCTGCGCGGTGTCCGGATCGTCACACTCAATCAGATGTTCTGCCATCGCCACCTGCAAGGCGGTTTCCTGACGCGTTTTGCGGCTCTGGTTCTGCCACCATTTTTTCAAACCGTCGCTGCCTTGATCGGCCATCGCCTGGTTCATCAGGCCCAGCCAGGCCTGCTGCTGCAAGGCATCGCGCTGTGCTTGATCATTGATCTGCACTTTCTGCATTGAAGGCAGAATGTCGAGCAATGCGCCCCACGCGCCGGTACGAATGTAGGCTTGTTCTGCCAGACGCAACACTTCCGGATGGCGCGGCGCGACTTCCAGCAAGCGGTCAACGCCGTGACGTGCAGCATGATCTTCGTTGCGTGCCAGTTGCAGACGTACGCGCGTGATTTCAACTGGAATCGTATCATTCACCGACAACTCAGAAGCGCGCTCCAGGTGCTGGTTAGCACGGATTTCGTCCCCGCGTTGCTGCGCCGCTTCGGCAGCCAGCAAGTAGTTAGCTACCGGCTGATCGGCGTGGTCGGCATTTTTCGACAGCAATTTTTCTGCCTGCTTGAAGTCACCTTCCGCCAGTTTCATCAACGCGCTCTGCGTGTGGCGCTGTGCGCTACGACGCTTGCGACCGGTGAACCAGCCGCGGGTACGTGCGCCGGTGCGGAACAGGCGACGCAGAATCCATTCCAGCAACAAAATCACCAGCAGGCTGAGAATCAAAATGATCGCCAGGCCGGTTACGCTGGTTTCAATGTTCCAGTTGTCGGTCTGGATCAGCACGTAGCCCTGATGGCCTGCAACCATCGGTCCAACCACAATGCCGGCAATCAGCAGCAGAAAAAGCACCAATACTTTCAGCATGGTTAGCCTCCCTGTTGATCAGCAGCAACCGATGGCTGAGCCAGCAAATTACGCACGCGAGTTTGCATCAGTTTTTCCAGCAGCGGCTGGCTTTCCAGCGTATCCGGCACATCCATCGAAATGCTTTGCTGGCTCAGTTCATCCAGCTGCGCAAGGAAGGCTTTGGTGGCGGCATCGTTGGTGTCGTACCAGGCACGAACCCAGGTTGATACCGCATCGATAGACTGTTTGTAGATCTCATCCTGATGACGCGGTACGGCCTGGGCGGCAATCAGCAGGCGCGAACGAATGTTTTCGCGCAGGTAGACATCCTGATTCGGAGCCAGCAGCGGCTGTGCGGTGTTATCGCGGCGGCGGATGGTGATGAAATCATCCATAAAGTTGTGCCAGCTTTTCACCAGATTTTGACGCCACTCGTGCAGCGAACTGGAGAGCTCACCGCCATCGGCGTCCATAGGTGAATCATCGCTGTCGTTGTCAGCCAGACGCAGATTATCGACGCCGTTCGACAGCTGATTGAGCTTGAGGATGGTGCCGTCATAATCAATCTGGCTGACGGCGGAGAGTGAACTGATGTCCTGCGTTAGGGCGCGACGCACGTTCATTACGCTTGGATCGTTCATATCGGCCAGACTGGTATCGGCACTTTTCAGTAACGCTGCTGCGGTGGTGACATCCTGATCGCTCCACAGTTTGCGGCCCGCCAGTTTGACGAGGTAATCCGCCTGCGCCAGCAGCCAGGTACGCGTGTCGTTTCCAGAGATGGTGGCGACTTTATCGCGCAGGGTTTCCAGCTCTTTAGCGCTGTTATCCTGCTGCGTGCGCGTCTCCTGTAAGGCGCTGTTGGCGCTAGCCAGCTGTTGCGTCAGTTGCTGTTTGTCGCTGCCCAGTTGCTGCTGCAAGGTGCTCAGCTGCTCACTGAGATTCTGATTAGTTTGAGCCTGTAAATCGGCCTGGTGTTTCCCATTAAGGTAAAGTCCCGCCCCAATCGCCAGCGCAATCACAATCGCCACTGCACTCAGCACCTTGCCATCGCTTTTTTTATCGCGTGGTGGCTTAGTTGCTGGAGAGGGAGAATTGTCCGCTGGGGTGGTTTCTTCAACCATGGCGGAGGAGGCTTTTTGTTCCGTCATTATGGCTCATCCCATTGTTAAGTTCAGCGTAACGCGCGCAGCAGCGCGTCGTTATCGGCACCATCGGCTACATCAATGTCCTGCCAGCCTAGTTCAGCGGCTTGCGTAGCCAAACGTTCACTGACGACCACAAGCCGACAGTGTAGTAACCATTCCCGACGATCAATTGGCGGAAACAGAGAAAAGAGTTGTTGTAACATTTCGCCGCTGGTGACCACCAGCGTTGTAATGCCGCGATCGCGCCAGCGGCGGCCTTCAGTCGCGCCGTTGTAGTGCTTTTCACAGCGCTGATAACACTCGCAATATTGCACCTCAGCGCCGCGCTCAATCAGCGTTTCTGCCAGCAACTCGCGTCCTGGGCTGCCGCGCAGAATCAGCGCGCGTTTGCCACTAACCTGCTGCAGACGGTTCAGGCGCACCAGCTCTTCGCTGGTCTCCCGCGCATGAGGATAGTCTACTTTGAGATTACTGACGGTATGCAGGGCTAAAGCGGTGCTGCGACCAATAGCATAATAGTTGAGGGCTTCAGGCCATGTTGTCGCGCTTTGCTGTAAAGCGGGCTCGGCGAACGTGACGACCTGCTGCGACAGCAAAAACACCAGATCGCCTGGCTGGAGTGCAGCAAGTTGCTTAGGTAAATGAATAAGATCGCGACCCGGCGTGAATTCAATCAGCGGAAGGCTCCATGCCAGTTTGCCCAGGCTGCGCAAACGCGAGACCAGTTCAGTGGCGGCCGGTTCCGGGCGGGTCACGAGGATGGTCATGCTGGCGGTTGACCTTGATAGACTTCACGCAGAATGTCGCGCGCGCCGCCATCCAGCAGCTCTTCGGCCAGCGAAATGCCCATTTTTTCGGCGTGATCGCGTGGACCCCGGCGCTCGCCCACCACCATTTGACTGCCGTCCGGCGAGCCGACTAATCCGCGCAGCCACAGCTGATCGTCTTCCAGCACCGCGAAGCTGCCGATTGGCACCTGACAACCGCCTTCCAGCCGTGTATTCATCGCACGTTCGGCACGCACGCACACGGCGGTATCGTCATGATTCAACGCCTGGAGCAGCGTAATTAATTGCTCATCATCCACGCGACATTCAATGCCGACGGCGCCCTGACCCACAGCGGGCAGGGAAATTTCTGCAGGCATTGCCTGACGAATGCGATCTTCCAGACCTAAACGCTTCAAACCCGCCGCCGCCAGTATGATGGCGTCATATTCACCTGCATCGAGTTTGCCCAGACGCGTACCGACGTTGCCGCGCAGCGAGCGAATCACTAGGTCCGGACGGCGGGCGCTAAGCTGACACTGGCGGCGCAGGCTGGACGTCCCGACAACCGCGCCTTGCGGCAGCTCATCAATACTGTTGTAACGATTGGAGACGAAAGCATCGCGCGGATCTTCACGCTCGCAAATGGTCACCAGACCAAGACCTTCTGGAAAATCGATCGGCACATCTTTCATCGAGTGCACGGCGAGATCGGCACGCCCTTCCAGCATTGCCAGCTCAAGCTCTTTAACGAACAGCCCTTTGCCGCCAACCTTTGCCAGTGGCGTATCAAGGATGACATCACCTTTGGTGACCATCGGCAGCAGCTCAACTTGCAGACCCGGATGAGCCGCCATCAGGCGCTGTTGGACATATTGTGCCTGCCACAGAGCAAGGGGACTTTGTCTGGTAGCAATTCTGAAAATTTTGTTTAACATGCTGTTAACCATTTTGATCGTTCATCGAATATCCTATCATTGATAGGGGAATGCTGTCAGTTTCAACGGATTGAAAAGGCCGCGATGTCAGACTGTGCCTGGATCTTGAGGGTCGCAGTTGAGAGTCGAAGTCTGAAAAAAGCAGAGCTACGGTCGGAACATGCTAAACTGTTAAGTAGCGCAACTTTCTTTACGGTCAATCCTCCAGGTGTTAGATTGATCACGTTTCCAGCAATTATTTGCCCAATATCTTTATTACTAAGCGGCAAAATTCGGAAACAGGGTGCTTAACACTGGGACAATCAGGCGAAACGTCTTGTACCTCTACATTGAGACACTGAAACAGAGACTGGATGCGATTAACCAGCTGCGTGTAGATCGCGCACTGGCTGCCATGGGACCTGCTTTCCAGCAAGTCTACAGTCTGCTGCCAACATTATTGCACTACCATCATCCACTGATGCCTGGCTACGTTGAAGGTAACGTTCCGCATGGCGTCTGCCTCTACACGCCCGATGAAAACCAACTTCAGCTGCTGCAGAACTTAGCGGGCGGTCAACCGCTCGAGCTCAGCTCTGCCGTGGCGGGCGAACGTCCGATTACCGGCATTTACTCAATGGGCAGCACCTCGTCCGTTGGGCAAAACAGCATCTCCGATCTTGATATCTGGGTGTGCCACCAATCATGGCTGGATAATGAAGAGCGCCTCAATCTGCAGCGTAAGTGTACGCTGTTGCAGAAATGGTGTGTGTCGATGGGTGTGGAAGTCAGCTTCTTCC carries:
- the hemC gene encoding hydroxymethylbilane synthase, with protein sequence MLNKIFRIATRQSPLALWQAQYVQQRLMAAHPGLQVELLPMVTKGDVILDTPLAKVGGKGLFVKELELAMLEGRADLAVHSMKDVPIDFPEGLGLVTICEREDPRDAFVSNRYNSIDELPQGAVVGTSSLRRQCQLSARRPDLVIRSLRGNVGTRLGKLDAGEYDAIILAAAGLKRLGLEDRIRQAMPAEISLPAVGQGAVGIECRVDDEQLITLLQALNHDDTAVCVRAERAMNTRLEGGCQVPIGSFAVLEDDQLWLRGLVGSPDGSQMVVGERRGPRDHAEKMGISLAEELLDGGARDILREVYQGQPPA
- the hemX gene encoding uroporphyrinogen-III C-methyltransferase; translated protein: MTEQKASSAMVEETTPADNSPSPATKPPRDKKSDGKVLSAVAIVIALAIGAGLYLNGKHQADLQAQTNQNLSEQLSTLQQQLGSDKQQLTQQLASANSALQETRTQQDNSAKELETLRDKVATISGNDTRTWLLAQADYLVKLAGRKLWSDQDVTTAAALLKSADTSLADMNDPSVMNVRRALTQDISSLSAVSQIDYDGTILKLNQLSNGVDNLRLADNDSDDSPMDADGGELSSSLHEWRQNLVKSWHNFMDDFITIRRRDNTAQPLLAPNQDVYLRENIRSRLLIAAQAVPRHQDEIYKQSIDAVSTWVRAWYDTNDAATKAFLAQLDELSQQSISMDVPDTLESQPLLEKLMQTRVRNLLAQPSVAADQQGG
- the hemD gene encoding uroporphyrinogen-III synthase; its protein translation is MTILVTRPEPAATELVSRLRSLGKLAWSLPLIEFTPGRDLIHLPKQLAALQPGDLVFLLSQQVVTFAEPALQQSATTWPEALNYYAIGRSTALALHTVSNLKVDYPHARETSEELVRLNRLQQVSGKRALILRGSPGRELLAETLIERGAEVQYCECYQRCEKHYNGATEGRRWRDRGITTLVVTSGEMLQQLFSLFPPIDRREWLLHCRLVVVSERLATQAAELGWQDIDVADGADNDALLRALR
- the wzyE gene encoding ECA oligosaccharide polymerase, with amino-acid sequence MSLMQFSGLLVVYLFSLGFILTLTWREFKRVRFNFHLFFTILFLLTFYFGFPLTSVLVFRFNVAVVPPEYLLQALLAATSFYAIYYVSYKVRLRPAHAPARKPWLQMNRVETNLTCLLLALVAIGTVTVFFMHNGLLLFRLSAYNQIFSSEVSGVALKRFFYFFIPAMLIRYFLKPTQRQWLWFLLVSVAFGLLTYALVGGTRANIIIAFALFLFIGITRGWITLWMLVGAGVMAIGGMFWLALRRYNLDVVGDEAFYTFLYLTRDTFSPWENLALLLQNYDKIDFQGLAPIWRDFYVFIPSWMWPGRPSAILNSANYFTWEVLNNHSGLAISPTLLGSLVVMGGVWFIPIGAVAVGLLMKGFDNLYLYGRDTSNRYSGAILQSFCFGAVFNMIVLAREGLDAFGSRVVFFCLIFAACMWAAKLLYWLLARAGLIRPRSEPALHSPS
- a CDS encoding TDP-N-acetylfucosamine:lipid II N-acetylfucosaminyltransferase, giving the protein MTTFHVLGSDIPHHNHTVLRFFNDVMSAELPGDAPRQFMVVSSAPETLQAYSSLQIETFASKRALAQAVIARAADRSQRFFFHGQFNPSIWLALLSGKLRRQQAFWHVWGADLYEEGHGLKYQLFYLLRRMAQGRVARVFATRGDLYHFQQRHPRVPASLLYFPTRMPDMAPPTQVENPDFTILLGNSGDRSNRHIAGLEAIRAQFGEQVKIVVPLGYPQNNHAYIEEIGAAAQRLFPAGQVTLLRDKIDFDAYLTLLSRCQLGYFMFERQQGIGTLCLLIQANIPFVLNRKNPFWRDLSEQGLPVLFSEDALDAASVAEAQRQLAQCDHASIAFFAPGYLAGWRDALTLSERERT
- the wzxE gene encoding lipid III flippase WzxE, whose translation is MSLAKASVWTAASTLVKIVAGLLVVKLLAVSFGPEGIGQAGNFRQLITVLGVLAGAGIFNGVTTLVAQHQQQPQQLRAVTGTASAIVLGFSTLLALLFLLAASPISTALFGHAEYANVVRIVAFLQLGIAWANLTLALLKGFRDARGNALALIAGSVVGVLGYVLCWWLSGYAGALVGLALVPALLVFPALLMLRRHRDRLPLSWLMPTWHPELARNLAKFTLMALITSFTLPVAWVMMRNLLAEQQGWSQVGLWQGVTSISDAYLQFITATFSVWLLPTLARLEQKPQIAREIGRALRFVLPAVAAASFCVWLLRDVAIWLLFSPQFSPMRDLFVWQLCGDVFKVGAYVFGYLVIAKASLRFYILTEISQFALLTGFSHWLIPLHGTAGAAQAYMATYVLYFALCCGAFMIYCRKK
- the wecG gene encoding lipopolysaccharide N-acetylmannosaminouronosyltransferase, translated to METDKPRYSLRGVDLHAFNDMASFLRFLLPEGKPRCGTLVAMNAEKMLTLEEDAQLRALIAEAEFKYPDGISIVRSLRKKYPQLQVNRIAGADLWEALMESAGRSGIPVFLIGGRQAVLQETCDKLRQQWNVNIVGSQYGYFAPEARDALFARIAASGAQIVTVAQGSPRQELLMRDCRAHWPHALYMGVGGTYDVFTGHVKRAPVWWQKSGLEWLYRLIRQPSRLRRQLKLLKYLRYHWRGDL
- the hemY gene encoding protoheme IX biogenesis protein HemY, producing MLKVLVLFLLLIAGIVVGPMVAGHQGYVLIQTDNWNIETSVTGLAIILILSLLVILLLEWILRRLFRTGARTRGWFTGRKRRSAQRHTQSALMKLAEGDFKQAEKLLSKNADHADQPVANYLLAAEAAQQRGDEIRANQHLERASELSVNDTIPVEITRVRLQLARNEDHAARHGVDRLLEVAPRHPEVLRLAEQAYIRTGAWGALLDILPSMQKVQINDQAQRDALQQQAWLGLMNQAMADQGSDGLKKWWQNQSRKTRQETALQVAMAEHLIECDDPDTAQSIVLEGLKRQYDDRLVLLMPRIKSGDPQSLEKALRQQIKQHGATPLLHSTLGQMLMRHGEWQQAAEAFQQALAQRPDAFDYAWLADVYDRLHRPEDAAKMRREGLLLTLKTNPSA